One Falco naumanni isolate bFalNau1 chromosome 12, bFalNau1.pat, whole genome shotgun sequence genomic region harbors:
- the CAPN11 gene encoding LOW QUALITY PROTEIN: calpain-11 (The sequence of the model RefSeq protein was modified relative to this genomic sequence to represent the inferred CDS: deleted 1 base in 1 codon), giving the protein MMPFGGMAARLQRDRLRAEGVGQHDNAIKYLNQDYEALKQECIESGTLFRDPQFPAGPSALGFKELGPHSSKTRGVVWKRPSELVDDPQFIVGGATRTDICQGALGDCWLLAAIGSLTLNEELLHRVVPHGQSFQEDYAGIFHFQIWQFGEWVDVVVDDQLPTKDGELLFVHSAECTEFWSALLEKAYAKLNGCYESLSGGSTTEGFEDFTGGVAEMYDLKRPPRNMGHIIRKALERGSLLGCSIDITSAFDMEAVTFKKLVKGHAYSVTAFRDVNYRGQQEQLIRIRNPWGQVEWTGAWSDGSSEWDNIDPDDREELQLKMEDGEFWMSFRDFMREFSRLEICNLTPDALTKDELSRWHTQVFEGTWRRGSTAGGCRNHPATFWINPQFKIKLLEEDDDPGDDEVACSFLVALMQKHRRRERRVGGDMHTIGFAVYEVPEEAQGSQPVHLKKDFFLRNQSRARSETFINLREVSNQIRLPPGEYIVVPSTFEPHKEADFILRVFTEKQSDTAELDEEISADLADEEEITEDDIEDGFKNMFQQLAGEDMEISVFELRTILNRVIARHKDLKTDGFSLDSCRNMVNLMDKDGSARLGLVEFQILWNKIRSWLGIFRQHDLDKSGTMSSYEMRMALESAGFKLNNKLHQVVVARYADADMGVDFDNFVCCLVKLEAMFRFFRSMDPEGTGTAVMNLSEWLLLTMCG; this is encoded by the exons ATGATGCCCTTTGGTGGGATGGCTGCCCGTCTGCAAAGGGACCGCCTGAGAGCCGAAGGCGTTGGCCAACACGACAACGCTATCAAATACCTCAACCAGGACTATGAGGCCCTCAAACAGGAGTGCATTGAGAGCGGCACCCTCTTTAGGGACCCCCAGTTCCCAGCCGGCCCCTCTGCCCTCGGATTCAAGGAGCTGGGGCCACATTCCAGCAAGACGCGG GGGGTGGTGTGGAAGCGTCCATCG GAATTAGTGGATGACCCGCAGTTCATCGTTGGCGGTGCAACCCGGACAGACATCTGCCAGGGGGCTCTGG gtgactgctggctgctggctgccatcGGCTCCCTCACGCTCAATGAGGAGCTCCTGCACCGTGTGGTGCCCCATGGGCAGAGCTTCCAGGAGGACTATGCTGGCATCTTCCACTTCCAG ATCTGGCAGTTTGGTGAATGGGTGGATGTGGTAGTGGATGACCAGCTGCCCACCAAGGACGGGGAGCTCCTGTTTGTCCACTCGGCAGAGTGCACCGAGTTCTGGAGTGCTCTGCTGGAGAAGGCCTATGCCAA GCTGAACGGCTGCTATGAGTCGCTGTCAGGGGGCAGCACCACCGAGGGCTTCGAGGACTTCACCGGCGGCGTGGCAGAGATGTATGACCTCAAGCGGCCGCCGCGCAACATGGGCCACATCATCCGCAAGGCGCTGGAGAGAGGTTCCCTGCTGGGCTGCTCCATTGAT ATCACAAGTGCCTTTGATATGGAAGCAGTGACCTTcaagaagctggtgaagggccATGCCTATTCTGTCACAGCCTTCAGAGAT GTGAACTACCGGggacagcaggagcagctcaTCCGCATCAGGAACCCCTGGGGTCAGGTGGAGTGGACCGGAGCCTGGAGCGATGG CTCCTCTGAGTGGGACAACATTGACCCTGATgacagggaagagctgcagctgaagaTGGAGGATGGAGAGTTCTG GATGTCTTTCCGGGACTTCATGAGGGAGTTCTCCAGGCTGGAGATTTGCAACCTGACCCCCGATGCCCTCACCAAGGACGAGCTCAGCAGATGGCACACACAGGTGTTTGAGGGCACGTGGCGCCGGGGGAgcactgctgggggctgcaggaaTCACCCAG CCACATTCTGGATCAACCCCCAGTTTAAGATCAAGCTGCTGGAAGAGGATGACGACCCTGGGGACGACGAGGTAGCCTGCAGCTTTCTGGTGGCTCTGATGCAGAAGCaccggcggcgggagcggcgggtCGGGGGCGACATGCACACCATTGGCTTCGCTGTCTACGAG gtTCCTGAGGAG gcccagggcagccagcctgTGCACTTGAAGAAGGACTTCTTCCTGCGAAACCAGTCACGGGCACGGTCTGAGACCTTCATCAACCTGCGGGAGGTGAGCAACCAGATCCGGCTGCCCCCGGGCGAGTACATCGTTGTGCCCTCCACTTTTGAGCCACATAAGGAGGCCGACTTCATCCTGCGGGTCTTCACTGAGAAGCAGTCAGACACAGC GGAGCTGGATGAGGAGATCTCGGCAGATCTGGCAGATGAG GAGGAAATAACTGAGGATGACATAGAGGATGGCTTCAAGAACATGttccagcagctggcaggggag gacATGGAAATCAGTGTCTTCGAGCTCCGAACTATTCTGAACAGAGTCATCGCTAGAC ACAAAGATCTGAAGACAGATGGGTTCAGCCTGGACTCCTGCCGCAATATGGTCAACCTGATGGAT AAAGATGGCAGTGCCCGCCTCGGGCTGGTGGAGTTCCAGATCCTGTGGAACAAGATCCGCAGCTGGCTG GGAATCTTCCGCCAACACGACCTGGATAAGTCGGGCACCATGAGCTCCTATGAAATGCGCATGGCTCTAGAGTCAGCCG GTTTCAAGTTGAACAACAAGCTGCATCAGGTGGTGGTGGCCCGCTATGCAGATGCTGACATGGGTGTAGACTTCGACAACTTTGTCTGCTGCCTGGTGAAGCTGGAGGCCATGTTCA GGTTCTTCCGCAGCATGGACCCCGAAGGCACTGGCACCGCTGTCATGAACCTATCCGAG tggctgctgctgacGATGTGCGGCTAG